A single genomic interval of Variovorax sp. PMC12 harbors:
- a CDS encoding CaiB/BaiF CoA transferase family protein: protein MNATTQETSGPAVPLKNVRVIDMGQYIAGPGAAMVLAELGAQVIKIEPLAGDQARHIGRYGESMIRAYSRGKQSIALDLKSEAGRDIAWRLIGGCDVVIQNLRPGAVEALGLGPAEVRARFPKVIYLSISGFGDQGPSSARPGYDIAAQAESGLMSVTGEPDRLPQKVGVPIIDAAAAHLGAQAVLAALYGRAQTGVGETLRTSLLEVALHLQATTWCDYLGGAPEPTRIGDGQPNNAPAAEVVPTRDGHIVLSAYADEHWARFCRVVGRASLASDPRFCTNALRVQHRGELRVVLRECLSSYTSEECVALLSRNQIVVGFVRSYAQVLQSADVQASGLLVDAPGADGRRYPSLALPYRLGDAPRANPPAAPACGADTDRLLAELGLSADEIAGLRRAGAVA from the coding sequence ATGAATGCAACGACCCAAGAGACATCCGGGCCCGCCGTGCCCCTGAAGAACGTGCGCGTGATCGACATGGGGCAGTACATCGCCGGGCCCGGCGCGGCCATGGTGCTGGCCGAGCTGGGCGCGCAGGTGATCAAGATCGAACCGCTGGCGGGCGACCAGGCCCGGCACATCGGCCGCTACGGCGAGTCGATGATCCGCGCGTACAGCCGCGGCAAGCAGTCGATCGCGCTGGACCTCAAGAGCGAGGCCGGGCGCGACATCGCGTGGCGCCTGATCGGCGGCTGCGACGTCGTGATCCAGAACCTGCGCCCCGGCGCCGTGGAGGCCCTGGGCCTCGGCCCGGCCGAGGTGCGCGCGCGGTTTCCGAAGGTCATCTACCTGTCGATCTCCGGCTTCGGCGACCAGGGCCCGTCGAGCGCGCGCCCCGGCTACGACATCGCGGCGCAGGCCGAGAGCGGGCTGATGTCGGTCACGGGCGAACCCGACCGCCTGCCGCAGAAGGTAGGCGTGCCGATCATCGACGCGGCCGCCGCGCACCTGGGCGCGCAGGCGGTGCTGGCCGCGCTCTATGGCCGCGCGCAGACCGGCGTGGGCGAGACGCTGCGCACCTCGCTGCTGGAGGTGGCGCTGCATCTGCAGGCCACCACCTGGTGCGACTACCTCGGCGGCGCCCCGGAGCCCACGCGCATCGGCGACGGCCAGCCCAACAACGCGCCGGCGGCGGAGGTCGTGCCCACGCGCGACGGGCACATCGTGCTGTCGGCCTACGCGGACGAGCATTGGGCGCGCTTTTGCCGCGTGGTGGGGCGCGCGTCGCTCGCGAGCGATCCGCGGTTTTGCACCAACGCCCTGCGCGTGCAGCACCGCGGCGAGCTTCGCGTGGTGCTGCGCGAATGCCTGTCTTCGTACACCAGCGAGGAATGCGTGGCGCTGCTGAGCCGCAACCAGATCGTCGTCGGCTTCGTTCGCAGCTACGCGCAGGTGCTGCAGAGCGCGGACGTGCAGGCGAGCGGACTGCTGGTCGATGCGCCAGGCGCCGACGGCCGGCGCTATCCCTCGCTGGCGCTGCCCTACCGGCTGGGCGATGCGCCGCGCGCCAATCCGCCGGCCGCGCCTGCGTGCGGGGCCGACACCGACCGGCTGCTGGCCGAGCTCGGCCTCTCGGCGGACGAGATCGCGGGCCTTCGCCGCGCCGGAGCTGTCGCATGA
- a CDS encoding DUF1254 domain-containing protein: protein MTNAAIPRGCEDVVKQTLPLFEMMRMRAATTARRHPVLGFAAPDPASAMRWVNQFTHTHRRLGPQDREVVSPNNDTVYSNAWLDLCEGPVVIETPDMGERYWTLGLLDAWTNPFAYVGRRTTGNRPQRTLVHGPGWRGAVPSGITQTVAAPGDDVWLIGRHLVEDDGEDAARVRDAQRAMRLVRPDGSDAAMRVDTWLDARDTGAPASAPYLAIVSAALRRNPVPAGETLAWPPMEAELATALPAVYERLRTGNQPHDLGGGWAIPVMVKTHWGDDHLTRARIARNFIGALGVEEAMYPTAEVDARGAPLDGSRRYALRFAPGKGLKVGAFWSLTMYRRSDCLFVANPIDRYSIGDRTPGLRHDPDGGLVIRLQADDPGPGANWLPAPAGEPFYVVLRLYQPHADHLELRFDYPPIEPV from the coding sequence ATGACGAACGCCGCCATCCCCCGCGGCTGCGAAGACGTGGTGAAACAGACGCTGCCGCTGTTCGAGATGATGCGCATGCGCGCGGCGACCACCGCGCGACGCCATCCGGTCCTCGGTTTCGCGGCGCCGGATCCCGCATCGGCCATGCGCTGGGTCAACCAGTTCACGCACACCCATCGCCGGCTCGGCCCGCAGGACAGGGAGGTCGTCAGCCCGAACAACGACACGGTCTACAGCAACGCCTGGCTGGACCTCTGTGAAGGACCCGTCGTCATCGAGACGCCGGACATGGGCGAGCGCTACTGGACGCTGGGGCTGCTGGATGCGTGGACCAACCCGTTCGCCTACGTCGGGCGGCGCACGACCGGCAACCGGCCCCAGCGCACGCTGGTGCATGGCCCCGGCTGGCGCGGCGCGGTGCCGTCCGGCATCACGCAGACCGTGGCCGCCCCCGGCGACGACGTGTGGCTGATCGGGCGCCACCTCGTGGAGGACGACGGCGAGGACGCCGCCCGCGTGCGCGACGCGCAACGCGCGATGAGACTCGTGCGACCGGACGGCAGCGATGCCGCCATGCGCGTGGACACATGGCTCGACGCACGCGACACCGGTGCGCCAGCGTCAGCGCCGTACCTGGCCATCGTGAGCGCCGCGCTGCGGCGCAATCCGGTGCCGGCCGGAGAAACCCTTGCATGGCCGCCCATGGAGGCCGAGCTCGCGACCGCGCTGCCCGCCGTGTACGAGCGGCTGCGCACCGGCAACCAGCCCCACGACCTGGGCGGCGGCTGGGCGATCCCGGTCATGGTGAAGACGCACTGGGGCGACGACCACCTCACGCGCGCGCGCATCGCCCGCAACTTCATCGGCGCGCTGGGCGTGGAGGAGGCGATGTATCCCACCGCCGAGGTGGACGCGCGCGGCGCGCCGCTGGACGGATCGCGGCGCTACGCGCTGCGCTTCGCACCGGGCAAGGGGCTCAAGGTGGGGGCCTTCTGGTCGCTCACGATGTACCGTCGCAGCGACTGCCTGTTCGTGGCGAATCCGATCGATCGGTATTCGATCGGCGACCGCACCCCGGGCCTGAGGCACGATCCCGACGGCGGCCTGGTCATCCGGCTGCAGGCCGACGACCCGGGACCCGGCGCCAACTGGCTTCCGGCACCCGCGGGCGAGCCGTTCTACGTCGTGCTGCGGCTCTACCAGCCGCATGCCGATCACCTGGAATTGCGGTTCGACTATCCGCCCATCGAGCCGGTCTGA
- a CDS encoding LysR family transcriptional regulator, giving the protein MKTFLEVANVGSFSRAAGKLGISKASASKHVATLESRFNVRLLNRSTRSVTLTDAGRLLQLRSAPLMEMVESTQSELQAHGSRPSGRLRVAGLHGLVQTDFPSLLSEFLTLYPDVHIDLQIGNRVVDLVEEGVDVALRFGRIGDENLIVRRLQRVELTLCATPGYWAKRGIPQTPDDMRWHDVLTYSLSAGAPHIPFEVDGEPYNLPIYGRMDANDSSTLIAAALAGIGAVCVPALLAQPHTERGGLVPVLKEFMPRDIWLYAAYTQRRHNSAALRALLKLLETRMGGQRT; this is encoded by the coding sequence TTGAAGACATTCCTGGAGGTCGCCAACGTCGGCAGCTTCTCGCGCGCAGCGGGCAAGCTCGGAATCTCCAAGGCCAGCGCGAGCAAGCATGTCGCGACGCTTGAGTCGCGCTTCAACGTGCGGCTCTTGAACCGCTCGACGCGCTCGGTGACATTGACCGATGCTGGCAGGCTTCTCCAGCTTCGCAGCGCGCCGCTGATGGAGATGGTCGAGTCGACGCAGAGCGAATTGCAGGCGCATGGTTCGCGCCCAAGCGGTCGTCTGCGCGTCGCGGGGCTTCATGGGCTCGTGCAAACCGACTTTCCGAGCCTGCTGAGCGAGTTCCTCACGCTCTATCCAGATGTCCATATCGACCTGCAGATCGGCAATCGTGTGGTCGATCTCGTGGAGGAAGGTGTCGACGTTGCCCTTCGATTCGGGCGCATTGGTGATGAGAACCTGATCGTGCGCCGCCTCCAACGCGTGGAACTCACGCTTTGCGCCACGCCTGGCTACTGGGCCAAGCGCGGCATTCCTCAGACGCCCGACGACATGCGATGGCACGACGTGCTCACCTACTCGCTATCGGCGGGCGCACCGCACATTCCCTTCGAAGTTGATGGCGAACCATACAACCTCCCGATCTACGGACGCATGGATGCCAACGACTCAAGCACGCTCATCGCCGCGGCGCTCGCCGGCATCGGCGCGGTGTGTGTGCCGGCGTTGCTGGCTCAGCCGCACACAGAACGCGGCGGCCTGGTCCCAGTGCTCAAGGAATTCATGCCCCGTGACATCTGGCTGTACGCAGCGTATACGCAGCGCCGGCACAACAGCGCAGCCCTGCGAGCCCTGCTGAAGCTGCTTGAAACGCGCATGGGGGGGCAGCGCACATGA
- a CDS encoding LysR family transcriptional regulator produces MDTKTDRLIRTLRLRHLELLAVLSEARTMRGAATRLHLSQPAISKMLGEIEGCFGARLFERSHQGIHANALGASAAFRARAVLNELARATEDVDAMQSGITAVLRVGAPSVTAAVPAAIVELRRRMPGAAVQLREGRVHELIHRLLDGELDCVFGAITPELVASDLIPMLEPVVLLEDELCVLASCANEGVAGRRLRWTDLQAGPWVLPPKETLVRQAFMTAFLNSGATPPVPVIEALSSVTIGTVLRKDPSLLCAVRLEHAADEVARGGVQRLKVLPKMVLPSFGLFFRRDGMERPPVLGAFAEAIRRVSGSLKKTGARP; encoded by the coding sequence ATGGACACCAAGACCGACCGCCTGATCCGCACATTGCGCCTGCGCCACCTGGAGCTTCTCGCCGTGCTTTCCGAAGCCCGCACCATGCGCGGCGCGGCCACGCGGCTGCACCTGAGCCAGCCCGCGATCAGCAAGATGCTCGGCGAGATCGAGGGCTGCTTCGGCGCGCGGCTTTTCGAGCGCAGCCACCAGGGCATCCATGCGAATGCGCTGGGCGCGAGCGCGGCCTTCAGGGCGCGCGCGGTGCTCAACGAGCTGGCCCGCGCGACCGAGGACGTCGACGCGATGCAAAGCGGGATCACCGCGGTGCTGCGCGTGGGCGCACCCTCGGTGACCGCGGCCGTTCCGGCGGCCATCGTCGAGCTGCGGCGGCGCATGCCCGGCGCCGCCGTGCAGCTGCGCGAGGGCCGCGTGCATGAACTCATCCACCGCCTGCTCGACGGCGAGCTCGACTGCGTCTTCGGCGCCATCACGCCCGAGCTCGTCGCCAGCGACCTGATTCCCATGCTCGAGCCCGTGGTGCTGCTGGAAGACGAACTCTGCGTGCTGGCCTCCTGCGCGAACGAGGGCGTGGCCGGCCGCCGGCTGCGCTGGACCGACCTGCAGGCCGGCCCCTGGGTGCTGCCGCCGAAGGAAACCCTCGTGCGGCAGGCCTTCATGACCGCCTTTCTCAACAGCGGCGCGACGCCGCCCGTGCCCGTCATCGAGGCGCTCTCGTCGGTGACGATCGGCACCGTGCTTCGCAAGGACCCTTCGCTGCTGTGCGCGGTGCGCCTGGAGCACGCCGCGGACGAGGTCGCCCGCGGCGGCGTTCAACGGCTGAAGGTCCTGCCGAAGATGGTCCTGCCGTCATTTGGCCTGTTCTTCCGGCGCGACGGGATGGAGAGGCCGCCGGTCCTGGGTGCGTTCGCCGAGGCCATCCGGCGTGTCAGCGGTTCCCTGAAGAAAACGGGCGCGAGGCCGTAG
- a CDS encoding Bug family tripartite tricarboxylate transporter substrate binding protein: protein MTTTRRQLLTAAAAGLAMPWCLPSQAQAWPARPIRMVSPYGAGGSNDILTRVLGDFLGRRLGQAIVVDNKAGAGTRIANDFVAKAPADGYTLLHAAAPIAIGEALYKDLPYDVHKSFASIASTAIAPLFLVVNADAPYKTLAEFIKYAKAHANGVSFGSPGAGSAPHLTAELLLRAAEAKGVVVQYRGDAPAYTDLLAGRLDATLTAISTAVPHIQAGKLRVLGVANEERTPLYPDAPTLREQGLPSVVGYGWYGMLAPAGTPAAIVARLNAEINAAVADPEVRRKAEAAGLQLRGSTSAEFSAFIASETRKWAQIIKSANITAE, encoded by the coding sequence ATGACAACGACCCGCAGACAACTTCTCACCGCAGCCGCGGCGGGCCTGGCGATGCCCTGGTGTCTGCCGAGCCAGGCGCAGGCCTGGCCGGCAAGGCCGATCCGCATGGTCTCGCCCTACGGCGCGGGCGGCTCGAACGACATCCTCACGCGCGTGCTCGGCGACTTCCTCGGGCGCAGGCTGGGGCAGGCCATCGTGGTGGACAACAAGGCCGGCGCAGGCACGCGCATCGCGAACGACTTCGTGGCCAAGGCACCGGCCGACGGCTACACGCTGCTGCATGCGGCCGCCCCGATCGCCATCGGCGAGGCGCTCTACAAGGACCTGCCGTACGACGTGCACAAGAGCTTCGCTTCGATCGCCAGCACGGCGATCGCACCCCTGTTCCTGGTGGTCAATGCCGATGCGCCTTACAAGACGCTTGCGGAATTCATCAAGTATGCGAAGGCGCATGCCAATGGCGTGAGCTTCGGCTCGCCCGGCGCCGGCTCGGCGCCGCACCTGACGGCCGAGCTGCTGCTGCGCGCCGCTGAGGCGAAAGGCGTCGTCGTGCAGTACCGCGGCGATGCGCCCGCCTACACCGATCTGCTCGCCGGGCGGCTCGACGCGACGCTGACAGCCATCTCGACCGCCGTGCCGCATATCCAGGCCGGGAAGCTGCGGGTCCTGGGCGTCGCCAACGAAGAGCGCACGCCGCTCTACCCGGATGCGCCGACCTTGCGCGAGCAGGGGCTGCCGTCCGTCGTGGGCTACGGCTGGTACGGCATGCTCGCGCCGGCCGGAACGCCGGCTGCCATCGTGGCGCGGCTCAATGCCGAGATCAACGCCGCGGTGGCCGACCCGGAGGTCCGCCGCAAGGCCGAGGCAGCGGGACTGCAATTGCGCGGCAGCACCAGCGCCGAGTTCAGCGCGTTCATCGCCAGCGAGACGCGCAAGTGGGCGCAGATCATCAAGTCGGCCAATATCACGGCGGAGTGA